Proteins encoded together in one bacterium window:
- a CDS encoding T9SS type A sorting domain-containing protein yields MKKFLLALIFFVTSYVYSQPIIINELYNSGGNDEWLELLVVEDSLDLRNWDIRDFSSSGSPQQPLVFSNNSLWSNLKKGTIIIVARPENAFGEDLDPSDFLLVVKSSNAIMFSGNVFLIAGSSEAVQIRNTSQTHIFGVSWGSANLSSLPQPKVHLTGTSSSNTSVYFKEDSLPEILVAANWAMNGAPTMGTGNTANNIAWILSLRAKPEGSGVVYLDPLVASGSTNLNLKFMYKRDIQYNVDALKIIFPEEFTWSQNPAQIVIENFTASVSVQADTINFSNVVFLNDSVSITIQDVTTPTFTGKYKFKFQSGIGSVIDDVNPSPILTVYGAPIPIAQAKENDTSGIALYYGDLVSIRGIVTVANQFGSPSYIQDNSAGISIFGSIFSDSVQIGDEVFVSGTITQFNGLNQLEFPQLHEIISSGNNVDPIIATPYDLAHDGQGGLENFEGRFVRLNGVLVTELNGTPVSNWAYKNYRLTGSSSADTVQIRIDNNTNIIGSVAPAGRFDVVGVLSQYKTSLPFIGGYQVMPRMLTDIISSGPLFEEFPEETYLTPGSITLNWKTINPGTSRVRYGLTTNYELGIIEVDDSLRTFHNITVDGLQTATIYNLQAFSVANSDTSFSGNIISSTSSDFPTTGEINVYFNKNVYFGVSSGVNANQNVDFLSRVVERINNAKRSLDVALYSLSGSVGDNLASAILNAKNRGVSVRVIGEYDTRNSTSYQFLVNNGIAYINDRFGSNDGGGLHHNKFFIIDYRNGAADSVWVITGSWNPTDPGTNDDRQNLIEIQDVALAGAYTVEFNEMWGSNNEVPDPQYSKFSLRKVNNTPHTFIINGNRITSYFSPSDFTTSKIGKAIGNAEKSVNGAILTFTRRDLADSVISVKNEGKKARIILSNNTDTGSQFSYLQSNGVDIRLKGFSDGLLHHKYAIIDAEPYGYPASVITGSHNWSSSAENSNDENTLIIKNDRVANFYLQEFAARYYEAGGIDSILISSVDEDFSVPSSYSLYQNYPNPFNPVTTIRFQLPSRQKVELTVFDILGREVANLLNEEKLAGIYEVKFNASSLASGVYFYRLKTADFIESKKLILIK; encoded by the coding sequence GGGAACAATAATTATTGTCGCCAGACCAGAAAATGCTTTCGGCGAGGATTTGGATCCAAGCGATTTTTTGCTTGTCGTTAAATCAAGCAACGCAATCATGTTTTCAGGAAATGTATTTTTAATTGCAGGCAGTTCAGAAGCAGTTCAAATACGGAACACTTCACAGACTCACATTTTTGGTGTGTCGTGGGGTTCAGCAAATCTAAGCAGTTTACCTCAGCCGAAAGTTCATTTGACAGGTACTTCATCGAGCAATACTTCAGTTTACTTTAAAGAGGATAGCTTACCAGAAATACTAGTTGCTGCTAACTGGGCGATGAATGGAGCCCCGACAATGGGTACTGGTAATACAGCAAACAATATTGCATGGATACTTTCACTAAGAGCTAAACCGGAAGGTTCAGGTGTTGTCTATCTCGATCCGTTAGTCGCATCAGGAAGTACCAATCTCAATTTAAAATTTATGTACAAAAGGGACATACAGTACAATGTTGATGCTTTAAAAATTATTTTTCCAGAAGAATTTACCTGGTCACAGAATCCTGCTCAAATTGTAATTGAAAATTTCACAGCTTCAGTCTCGGTTCAAGCTGATACAATAAATTTCTCAAACGTAGTTTTTTTGAATGATTCTGTTTCGATTACTATTCAGGATGTTACTACTCCGACTTTCACAGGAAAATATAAGTTTAAATTTCAATCTGGAATCGGATCAGTTATCGACGATGTGAATCCTTCACCAATTCTGACTGTTTATGGTGCACCTATTCCAATCGCTCAGGCAAAAGAAAACGATACTTCAGGAATAGCACTGTATTATGGTGATTTAGTTTCAATAAGAGGGATCGTTACTGTAGCAAATCAGTTTGGAAGCCCAAGTTATATTCAGGATAATAGTGCTGGCATATCCATCTTCGGCTCAATTTTTTCCGACTCTGTTCAAATTGGAGATGAAGTATTTGTCTCCGGTACAATAACCCAATTCAATGGATTGAACCAGCTTGAATTTCCACAGCTGCACGAAATAATCAGTTCCGGAAATAACGTGGATCCAATAATTGCAACACCATATGATCTGGCACATGATGGTCAGGGCGGATTGGAAAATTTTGAGGGAAGATTTGTTCGCTTAAACGGAGTTTTAGTAACTGAGTTAAATGGTACACCCGTTTCTAACTGGGCATATAAAAATTATCGATTGACCGGATCAAGTTCTGCTGATACTGTGCAGATTCGAATTGATAACAATACCAATATCATCGGGTCAGTTGCTCCCGCAGGCAGATTTGATGTAGTTGGTGTATTAAGCCAGTATAAAACCTCTTTACCATTTATCGGAGGTTACCAGGTAATGCCTAGAATGTTAACTGACATTATCTCCAGCGGACCTTTGTTCGAAGAATTTCCTGAAGAAACTTATTTAACTCCGGGTTCAATTACGCTCAATTGGAAAACAATTAATCCCGGAACATCCAGAGTTCGTTATGGACTTACAACAAATTATGAACTAGGTATAATTGAAGTTGATGACAGCTTGCGAACTTTTCACAATATAACTGTTGATGGATTACAGACAGCAACCATCTATAATTTACAAGCATTCTCAGTTGCAAACTCGGATACAAGTTTTTCAGGTAATATTATATCGAGTACAAGTTCTGATTTCCCAACCACCGGTGAAATAAATGTTTACTTTAACAAGAATGTTTATTTTGGTGTATCATCTGGAGTAAACGCAAATCAGAATGTGGATTTCCTTTCTCGTGTAGTGGAACGGATTAATAATGCAAAACGCTCTCTTGACGTTGCACTTTATAGTTTAAGCGGATCGGTTGGTGATAATCTTGCGAGCGCAATATTAAATGCAAAAAATCGCGGCGTCAGTGTTCGTGTAATTGGTGAATATGATACAAGGAACTCGACATCATATCAGTTTTTGGTGAATAATGGAATCGCATATATCAATGACAGATTCGGAAGCAATGATGGCGGCGGATTACATCATAATAAATTTTTTATTATTGATTACCGCAATGGCGCAGCAGATAGTGTGTGGGTAATTACTGGTTCCTGGAATCCAACTGATCCCGGAACTAATGATGACAGACAAAATCTGATTGAGATTCAGGACGTTGCTCTTGCAGGTGCTTACACCGTTGAATTCAATGAAATGTGGGGAAGTAATAATGAAGTTCCGGATCCTCAATATTCGAAATTTAGCCTGAGGAAAGTAAATAACACTCCGCATACATTCATCATAAATGGAAACAGAATAACTAGTTATTTCAGTCCTAGCGACTTCACAACTTCAAAAATTGGGAAAGCAATTGGCAATGCTGAAAAATCTGTCAACGGAGCGATACTAACATTTACCAGGCGTGATCTTGCTGATTCGGTTATATCGGTTAAAAACGAAGGAAAGAAAGCAAGGATAATTTTAAGCAACAATACAGATACTGGTTCACAATTTAGTTACCTTCAATCAAATGGTGTTGATATAAGATTAAAGGGATTTTCAGATGGTCTTCTTCACCATAAATATGCAATTATTGATGCAGAACCTTATGGATATCCTGCAAGCGTGATTACCGGATCGCATAACTGGTCATCTTCTGCAGAAAATAGCAATGATGAAAATACACTGATAATTAAAAATGATAGAGTTGCTAATTTTTATTTGCAGGAATTTGCAGCGAGATATTATGAAGCGGGCGGAATCGATTCCATACTTATTTCAAGTGTTGATGAGGATTTTTCAGTTCCAAGTTCATATTCACTTTATCAAAATTATCCTAATCCTTTTAATCCGGTTACAACAATTCGATTTCAATTACCCTCGCGACAAAAAGTTGAATTAACAGTATTTGATATTCTTGGCAGGGAAGTGGCAAATTTGCTCAATGAAGAGAAACTTGCCGGTATATATGAAGTTAAGTTTAATGCTTCCAGCCTTGCTAGCGGCGTTTATTTTTATAGACTTAAAACGGCTGATTTTATTGAATCGAAAAAGCTAATTCTTATTAAATAA